The Apodemus sylvaticus chromosome 5, mApoSyl1.1, whole genome shotgun sequence genome has a segment encoding these proteins:
- the Dnajc5 gene encoding dnaJ homolog subfamily C member 5, whose translation MADQRQRSLSTSGESLYHVLGLDKNATSDDIKKSYRKLALKYHPDKNPDNPEAADKFKEINNAHAILTDATKRNIYDKYGSLGLYVAEQFGEENVNTYFVLSSWWAKALFVVCGLLTCCYCCCCLCCCFNCCCGKCKPKAPEGEETEFYVSPEDLEAQLQSDEREATDTPIVIQPASATETTQLTADSHPSYHTDGFN comes from the exons ATGGCTGACCAGAGGCAGCGCTCACTCTCTACTTCAGGGGAATCATTATACCATGTTCTTGGACTGGACAAGAATGCAACCTCGGATGACATTAAAAAGTCCTATCG GAAACTGGCCTTGAAATATCACCCCGACAAGAACCCTGATAACCCAGAGGCTGCAGACAAGTTTAAGGAGATTAACAACGCCCACGCCATCCTGACAGACGCCACGAAAAGAAACATTTATGACAAGTATGGCTCGCTGGGGCTCTATGTGGCTGAGCAGTTTGGGGAGGAGAACGTCAACACCTACTTCGTACTCTCCAGCTGGTGGGCCAAG GCGCTGTTTGTCGTCTGTGGCCTCCTCacctgctgctactgctgctgctgtttgtgcTGTTGCTTTAACTGCTGCTGTGGAAAATGCAAGCCCAAGGCACCTGAGGGTGAGGAGACAGAATTCTACGTATCCCCCGAAGACTTGGAGGCACAGCTGCAGTCTGATGAAAGGG AGGCTACAGACACACCGATCGTCATACAGCCAGCATCCGCCACAGAGACCACCCAGCTGACAGCTGACTCTCACCCCAGCTATCACACCGACGGGTTCAACTAA